In one window of Tachypleus tridentatus isolate NWPU-2018 chromosome 2, ASM421037v1, whole genome shotgun sequence DNA:
- the LOC143245563 gene encoding uncharacterized protein LOC143245563 produces MAAAAIGENEDKLAWHEFCDKHARLVAAELAASYRSFLNERPSVRKSVASQELSRKFAYLSQEFFDAELKRREGNSGSVDTRRLSSASNGHGIQGTPTDGPDCVKFRQPIHNASQHSDEVELSHSHYDKRTKVEKHEKPKLIKIVVESVKEGIVNYLSGDNLDGKQKWEKCRLALVKTTAAWSNVG; encoded by the exons ATGGCTGCAGCAGCCATCGGAGAGAATGAAGATAAGTTAGCTTGGCATGAATTTTGTGACAAACATGCCAGACTAGTCGCGGCCGAGCTCGCCGCCAGCTACCGCTCTTTTCTCAATGAGCGTCCAAGCGTCAGAAAGAGCGTGGCATCACAAGAGTTATCACGGAAATTTGCGTACTTATCTCAAGAGTTCTTTGATGCTGAATTGAAAAGAAGAGAGGGAAACTCTGGTTCTGTGGATACTAGACGATTATCTAGCGCTTCTAACGGTCACGGGATTCAGGGAACTCCAACAGACGGGCCTGATTGTGTTAAGTTCCGGCAACCTATACATAATGCGTC ACAACATTCAGATGAAGTGGAATTATCTCACTCTCACTACGATAAAAGAACTAAAGTGGAGAAACATGAGAAACCTAAATTAATCAAAATCGTCGTGGAATCCGTAAAAGAAGGAATTGTTAATTATCTTTCCGGAGACAATCTCGATGGAAAACAGAAGTGGGAGAAATGTAGGTTAGCTCTTGTCAAGACCACTGCAGCTTGGAGTAATGTAGGTTAG